In a genomic window of Halobiforma lacisalsi AJ5:
- a CDS encoding proton-conducting transporter transmembrane domain-containing protein, with protein sequence MTEDTTTIDDVAQRPEPTPPSSAVARASTWAVWTLFLASLGVLALAIRGGAGWEFGTLLWVDGLTAIMWVVVTFFSGIVHSYSRRYMAGDRDVERFFGRVFGFTVAVMTMTAANHVALFVAAWLAMGLAMASLIAHVRDWPQARAAGRVARRYFLASSALLAGAVALLVWATGAATLTGVLEGIGDLSRTVVLVAAGGIVLAALIQSALFPFHNWLLSSMTAPTPASALMHAGFVNAGGILLTRFAPLLADGTLIMSVVVLVGAFSAVLGQAMLLVQTDVKRELGSSTVAQMGFMILQCGLGFFAAAIAHLIIHGFYKAYLFLSSGAVVEQTAPTSAERTHLGFPGVAVSLVTAVGGGILFGVLTGKATGFELNSGTVLTLVVVLTTLTAARDILRRSTLPTSVRFLSVPLVVLTAIGGYAVTFNAVSTMLSDVPMTYVSTEMTVAHFLVVALFVGAYLVAEFGWHRSSERLYVALLNVSQPDPDTVLTNTEDYHDA encoded by the coding sequence ATGACCGAGGACACAACGACGATCGACGACGTCGCACAGCGCCCCGAACCGACCCCGCCGAGTTCGGCCGTGGCGCGAGCGTCGACCTGGGCGGTCTGGACGCTCTTTCTCGCCAGCCTCGGGGTCCTCGCACTGGCGATCCGGGGCGGAGCAGGCTGGGAGTTCGGGACGCTCCTGTGGGTGGACGGGCTGACCGCGATCATGTGGGTTGTGGTCACGTTCTTTAGCGGGATCGTCCACAGCTACTCGCGGCGCTACATGGCCGGCGATCGCGACGTCGAACGGTTCTTCGGCCGCGTGTTTGGGTTCACCGTCGCCGTCATGACGATGACCGCGGCGAACCACGTCGCGCTGTTCGTGGCCGCGTGGCTGGCGATGGGGCTGGCCATGGCCTCGCTCATCGCCCACGTTCGCGACTGGCCGCAGGCCCGGGCCGCCGGCCGCGTCGCCCGCCGCTACTTCCTGGCCAGTAGCGCCCTGCTTGCCGGCGCCGTCGCGCTGCTGGTCTGGGCGACCGGCGCGGCCACCCTCACCGGCGTCCTCGAGGGGATCGGGGACCTCTCGCGGACGGTCGTGCTCGTCGCTGCCGGCGGGATCGTGCTGGCGGCGCTCATCCAGTCGGCGCTGTTCCCGTTCCACAACTGGCTGCTCTCGTCGATGACGGCGCCGACGCCGGCATCGGCTCTCATGCACGCCGGCTTCGTCAACGCGGGCGGCATCCTGCTGACCAGGTTCGCCCCGCTGCTCGCCGACGGGACGTTGATCATGTCGGTCGTCGTCCTCGTCGGCGCGTTCAGCGCCGTGCTCGGGCAGGCGATGTTGCTCGTCCAGACGGACGTCAAACGCGAACTCGGCAGCTCGACCGTCGCGCAGATGGGCTTTATGATACTGCAGTGTGGTCTCGGCTTTTTCGCCGCTGCGATCGCCCACCTCATCATTCACGGGTTCTACAAGGCCTACCTCTTCCTGTCGTCGGGCGCCGTGGTCGAACAGACGGCGCCCACGAGCGCCGAGCGGACTCACCTCGGCTTCCCGGGTGTAGCCGTCAGCCTGGTGACGGCCGTCGGCGGTGGCATCCTGTTCGGCGTGCTCACCGGGAAAGCGACCGGGTTCGAGCTGAACAGCGGGACCGTACTGACGCTCGTCGTTGTCCTGACGACGCTGACCGCGGCCCGCGACATCCTCCGGCGGTCGACGCTGCCGACGTCGGTCAGGTTCCTCAGCGTCCCGCTCGTCGTCCTGACTGCCATCGGCGGCTACGCCGTGACGTTCAACGCGGTCTCGACGATGCTGTCGGACGTGCCGATGACCTACGTCTCGACCGAGATGACGGTCGCACACTTCCTCGTCGTTGCGCTGTTCGTCGGCGCCTACCTCGTGGCGGAGTTCGGCTGGCACCGCTCGAGCGAGCGCCTCTACGTCGCCCTGCTGAACGTCTCCCAGCCAGACCCCGACACCGTACTCACCAACACGGAGGACTACCATGACGCGTGA
- a CDS encoding Lrp/AsnC family transcriptional regulator: protein MSEYELDAVDQEILYALQEEARNLSSSEIAERTDASSSTVRKRIQRLESEGVIKGYSANIDYTKSGYPIRMLLFCTAPISERGEYIEDLLSIPGVISVQELVRGERNLLVTVVGETDRDVTPIAQRIADMGLTITDEVLVRSHRSTAFDEFSS from the coding sequence ATGTCGGAGTACGAGCTCGACGCGGTCGACCAGGAGATCCTCTACGCGTTACAGGAGGAGGCGCGGAACCTCTCTTCGAGCGAGATCGCCGAACGGACCGACGCCTCCTCGAGCACGGTCCGCAAACGCATCCAGCGACTGGAGTCGGAGGGGGTGATCAAAGGCTACAGCGCGAACATCGATTACACGAAGTCCGGCTACCCGATCCGGATGCTGCTCTTCTGTACGGCACCCATCTCCGAACGGGGGGAGTATATCGAGGACCTGCTGTCGATCCCGGGAGTCATCTCGGTGCAGGAACTGGTGAGGGGCGAGCGGAACCTCCTCGTAACCGTCGTCGGCGAAACCGACAGGGACGTCACCCCGATCGCACAACGGATCGCCGACATGGGACTGACGATCACCGACGAAGTGCTCGTTCGCAGCCACCGATCGACGGCGTTCGACGAGTTCTCTTCCTGA
- a CDS encoding cold-shock protein, with protein MAQGTVDFFNDTGGYGFIETEDADEDVFFHMEDIGGPDLEEGQELEFDIEQAPKGPRATNVERL; from the coding sequence ATGGCGCAAGGAACCGTTGATTTCTTCAACGACACTGGCGGCTACGGATTCATCGAAACTGAGGACGCGGACGAGGACGTCTTCTTCCACATGGAAGACATCGGCGGCCCGGACCTCGAAGAAGGTCAGGAACTCGAGTTCGACATCGAGCAGGCCCCCAAGGGCCCGCGCGCGACGAACGTCGAGCGCCTGTAA